The Aureimonas mangrovi genome contains the following window.
GGCGCGAATGCTTAGACTCGCGCATTCTTTCTGGAGAGGGACCCTCCCGATGCACAAAATGATGACGTCCGCCGCCTCCGTCGCTTTCGTCCTTCTTGGCGCAACTCTTCCTGCCATGGCGCAGGAAGTGAACATCTACACGACCCGTGAGCCGGGACTGATCCAGCCGATCCTCGACGCCTTTACCGAGGAAACCGGCGTGACCGTGAACACCGTCTTCCTTCAGGACGGCCTCATCGAGCGTGTTCAGGCCGAAGGCGAGAGTTCGCCGGCCGATCTTCTGATGACCGTCGACTTCGGTGCGCTGATGGACCTCGTCGATGCGGGCCTCACGCAACCGGTTGAGTCCGACGTGCTCGAAAGCACTGTGCCGGAAGCGCTTCGAGACCCCGAGGGCAACTGGTTCGCGCTGTCGGGCCGCGCGCGCGTCGTCTACGTCGCCAAGGATGTCGACCTCGACAGCATCACCTACGAGGATCTGGCGGACGAGGAATGGCGAGGCCGGCTGTGCATCCGCTCGGGCCAGCACCCCTACAACACGGCGCTGTTCGCGACTTACATGGCGCATCACGGCGAAGAAGAGACGAAGACCTGGCTCGAGGGTCTGAAGGCCAACCAGGCCCGCGTCGCCGCCGGCGGCGACCGTGACGGCGCACGCGACATTGCGGCCGGCGTCTGCGACATTGCCGTCGCCAACTCCTACTACGCCGGCCTGATGGCCTCCGGGCGCTCGGGCGACGAGCAGAAGGCCTGGTCCGACGAGATCCGTGTCGTGCTGCCGACCTTCGAGGACGGTGGAACGCAGGTGAACATCACCGGCGCCGGCGTCGCGGCCCACTCGCCGAACCGCGAGCAGGCCGTGCAGCTTCTCGAGTATCTCGTCTCCGACGAGGCGCAGGCGATGTACGCCGAGGCCAATTTCGAGCACCCGGTCAACGCCAATGCCGAGCTCGCGCCGCTCGTCGCAGCCTGGGGCGAGATGACCCCGGACACGACGCCGCTCGCCGAAATTCTGCCCTACCGCACCCGTGCGAGCGAGATCGTGGACGAGATCGGCTTCGACACTTTCGGCAACTGATCGGTCTTTTCGCGGCGGGGCGCCAGCCTCGCCGCGCCGCTATCGGCGATGCACATGCAGACAACCATGCCGGCCCCCACGCGCGTAAGTGCGCGCGCACGCCCGGCGATGACACCCTGGGCCGCGACGGCATTTGCCGCCGCGGCTCTCGTGCTGTTGCCTGTGGCGACCATCGCCTGGGCCGCGCTCGCCGATACCGGCACGCTCTGGACGCATGTCGTCGCCAACATCCTGCCGCAGGCCGCCTGGAACACGGGCTTACTGCTTCTGGGCACGGGCGTCATCGCCACCTGCGTCGGCACCGGCGCGGCGTGGCTCGTCACCGCCTATGATTTTCGTGGCCGAGGCGTTCTGGAATGGGCGCTGCTCCTGCCGCTCGCCGTGCCGACCTACATCATGGCCTACGCCTATCTCGACGTCCTCAGCCCGCTCGGCGCGGTGCAGGGCTCGGTCCGCTGGGTGCTCGGCTATACGAGCCCGCGCCAGTTTCGCCTGCCCGACATCCGAGCCATGTGGGGCGCCGTGCTGGTCTTCGGCTTCGTCCTCTACCCGTATGTCTACCTGACCACGCGCGCGATGTTCCTGACGCAGGCCGCCAACCTCGTCGAGGTCTCGCGCACGCTCGGCGTCAGTCGCTCCGGGCTGTTCTGGCGCGTCGCCCTTCCCCTCGCCCGCCCCGCCATCGCCGTCGGCGTCGCTCTCGTTCTGATGGAGACGCTGAACGACGTCGGCGCCGCGCAATTCCTCGGCATCCGCACGCTGACGGCGTCGATCTACACGACGTGGATCGTGCGCACCGACCTGCCGGGCGCCGCGCAGATCGCCATCGCCATGCTGGCTTTCGTGATCGCGCTCATCGTTCTCGAACGCTGGGCCCGCCGCCGCCAGCGCTTCGCCACCAGTGCCCAGCGCGCCCGGCCGATGGTGCCGCTGAAACTGCGCGGCGCAAAGGCCGTCTGCGCCTTCGGCCTCGGCGCGCTGCCGATCGCCATCGGCTTTGCCGGCCCCGCCACCTATCTCGTCGTCTCGGCCGTGCGCAGGATCGAGTTCGCCGGCTTCTCCCCGGCCCTGTGGCGCGCGACGGTGAACACCGTCACCGTGTCGGCGCTTGCGACGGCGGTGATCCTGATCTTCGGCCTCGCCATCGCCTATGCCGCGCGGCTGCGGCCCGGACGCGCCACGAACACGGCTGCGCGCATCGCCACCCTCGGCTACGCCGTGCCGGGCACGGTCCTTGCCATCGGCATCCTGATCCCGGTCGCTGCCTTCGACCGCACGCTCGACGCCTTCGCGCGCGAATGGCTGGGCGTCTCGAC
Protein-coding sequences here:
- a CDS encoding Fe(3+) ABC transporter substrate-binding protein, with the translated sequence MTSAASVAFVLLGATLPAMAQEVNIYTTREPGLIQPILDAFTEETGVTVNTVFLQDGLIERVQAEGESSPADLLMTVDFGALMDLVDAGLTQPVESDVLESTVPEALRDPEGNWFALSGRARVVYVAKDVDLDSITYEDLADEEWRGRLCIRSGQHPYNTALFATYMAHHGEEETKTWLEGLKANQARVAAGGDRDGARDIAAGVCDIAVANSYYAGLMASGRSGDEQKAWSDEIRVVLPTFEDGGTQVNITGAGVAAHSPNREQAVQLLEYLVSDEAQAMYAEANFEHPVNANAELAPLVAAWGEMTPDTTPLAEILPYRTRASEIVDEIGFDTFGN
- a CDS encoding ABC transporter permease: MHMQTTMPAPTRVSARARPAMTPWAATAFAAAALVLLPVATIAWAALADTGTLWTHVVANILPQAAWNTGLLLLGTGVIATCVGTGAAWLVTAYDFRGRGVLEWALLLPLAVPTYIMAYAYLDVLSPLGAVQGSVRWVLGYTSPRQFRLPDIRAMWGAVLVFGFVLYPYVYLTTRAMFLTQAANLVEVSRTLGVSRSGLFWRVALPLARPAIAVGVALVLMETLNDVGAAQFLGIRTLTASIYTTWIVRTDLPGAAQIAIAMLAFVIALIVLERWARRRQRFATSAQRARPMVPLKLRGAKAVCAFGLGALPIAIGFAGPATYLVVSAVRRIEFAGFSPALWRATVNTVTVSALATAVILIFGLAIAYAARLRPGRATNTAARIATLGYAVPGTVLAIGILIPVAAFDRTLDAFAREWLGVSTGLLILGSGTALIYAYTARFLAIASGGIEAGMSRVPTSFDQAARTLGRSATGTLVSVHLPLTRPALTAAGLLVFVDCMKELPATLLLRPLNFESLSTLLYGEAARGTYEDAALAALIIVAIGILPVVLLARTGRAR